The Nitrososphaerales archaeon DNA window GACAAGCTGAGGAAGGAGACAGGTACGACGTTCGTGGTAGTTGAGCACAGGCTCGACCTGCTGGTCAGGATTGCAGACAGGCTTGTCGTAATGAACGATGGGAGAAAGGTCATGGACGGCAGGCCCGGCGATGTTCTGGCCAATGAAGATGCGAAGGGCTACGGCGTGGCTGTGCCTGTGCTGAGCAAGTTGGAGAACTCGCTCATGGGCGACGGGGTGCGTCTGAGCTCGAACCTTCTCGGACCGGCCGAGCTCGCGGACGAGGTGAATTCGACGGTCAAATGATCGAGTTCAAGGAGGTGACCTTCGTCCAGCCGACGGGCGTCCACGCGCTTGACGGTGTCAGCCTGACAGTAAGCGATGCGGAGACAGTCGCAATAGTTGGCGAGAACGGCGCGGGAAAGACAACCCTGGTGAAGCACATCACCGGTCTGCTGAAGCCGACCACCGGGACAGTCCTAGTGGACGGCGAGGACACGAGGCATGAGAGCACAGCCCAGCTCTCGCGAAAGGTGGGGGTCGCCTTCCAGAACCCGGACCATCAGCTCTTCTCCGAAAGCGTCGAGGAAGAGATTGCGTTCGGGCTCAGGAACTTCGGCTTCCCGCCGGAGTTGACTGCCCAGAGGGTAGACTGGTCGTTGAAGTTCTTCGGCCTGGAGGAGTACAGGAAGTCCTCCCCCTTGATACTCAGCGGCGGGGAGAAGAAGCGGCTAACACTCGCGTGCATACTCTCCTGGGACCCGAAGGTGGTCGTCCTCGACGAACCCACGGTAGGGCAGGACGCCATCCAGAAGGAGAAGCTAGCGGAAATAATCAGGATGCTGAGGTCGACAGGGAAGACAGTCATCCTCGTCTCCCACGACATCGAGTTCCTGTGGCCGATCCAGCCGAGGCTGATCGTGATGTCAAGGGGCAGAATCATTGCTGACGGAGAAGCCAAGGAGGTAATGCTCGCCAAGGAGAAGCTGGCGGGCGCCAGGGTAACTCAGCCGCAGCTGGTGATGTTCTACCAAGACCTGAGGGAGAAGCCCGCCTCGCCTTTTCTGGACGACTTGGACGCGAGAAAGTGGCTCTCTAGGCCGGCGAAGTAGCATGATGTGGCTAAGCGGGGGTTTCATCTTCAGGCGGACCGACTCGGTCTTCCACAGGCTCGACCCGCGGGTGAAGCTGCTGGTCTCCATCCTGATGTTCGCCACGGCCCTCCTCGTCAGGTCAATCTTCCAGCTCGTTTTCGTGCTTGCGTTCATCATTGCAATTGCCGCCGTGGCGAAGGTTCTCAGGCGGATATCGAGGACGATGCTGCTTACGGCCACGTTCGCGGCCTTCATCTTCGTCATCAACATTGTCTTCACCGGGAACCTGGCCACGTCGGCGCTCTACGCCTCCAGGTTCATAGCGATCGTCGTCTCCACCAGCCTGTTCTTCATCACGACGTCGCCAGACGAGCTCGAGCAGGTGATGAAGACGTTCAGGCTCCCCAGGGACGTGGTCTTCGCCTTCGTCACGGCCGTCAGATTCATTCCAGTGATGATGCTCGATACGATGCAGATCATGGACGCGCAGAAGTCGAGAGGGCTGGAGCTCGAGAAGGGGAACCTGGTGAGAAGGTTGAAGAACATGATACCCGTCCTAATCCCGCTCGTCGTCAACTCCGTGATAAGGAGCGGCGAGCTCGCGGAGGCGATGGAGTCTAGGGCGTACGGGGCCGTCCCGAAGCCGACTTCTCTTTTCGAGTACAGGACGAGCAGAGCAGACAAGGCCGTCGCACTCGCCAGCTTCGTCTTGTTCTCGCTCGCTGCCTACGCTATATACTTCCTGCTGCCCGTGATGCCAATATGATTCCCGCGCGGGTCGTGGCCGACGAGAGGGAGAAGGCGAGCGGCGTCCCGGAAGAGCTCTCCAAGCTCAACGTGAGAGTGTACTTCAACCAACTCCCAGTCGCCGACTACGTCCTGAACCCGGAGATAGCAGTGGAGAGGAAGTCCGTGAGAGACCTCCTCTCTTCCATCTACGACGCGAGGATCTTCTCCCAGTCCGCCAGGCTGGCGGCGTCGTACGCGAAGCCCTACCTACTCATCGAGGGCGACTCGACGGAAGTCCAGAAGCTGGCCAAGAACCTGAAGGC harbors:
- a CDS encoding energy-coupling factor ABC transporter ATP-binding protein; this translates as MIEFKEVTFVQPTGVHALDGVSLTVSDAETVAIVGENGAGKTTLVKHITGLLKPTTGTVLVDGEDTRHESTAQLSRKVGVAFQNPDHQLFSESVEEEIAFGLRNFGFPPELTAQRVDWSLKFFGLEEYRKSSPLILSGGEKKRLTLACILSWDPKVVVLDEPTVGQDAIQKEKLAEIIRMLRSTGKTVILVSHDIEFLWPIQPRLIVMSRGRIIADGEAKEVMLAKEKLAGARVTQPQLVMFYQDLREKPASPFLDDLDARKWLSRPAK
- a CDS encoding energy-coupling factor transporter transmembrane protein EcfT; this translates as MWLSGGFIFRRTDSVFHRLDPRVKLLVSILMFATALLVRSIFQLVFVLAFIIAIAAVAKVLRRISRTMLLTATFAAFIFVINIVFTGNLATSALYASRFIAIVVSTSLFFITTSPDELEQVMKTFRLPRDVVFAFVTAVRFIPVMMLDTMQIMDAQKSRGLELEKGNLVRRLKNMIPVLIPLVVNSVIRSGELAEAMESRAYGAVPKPTSLFEYRTSRADKAVALASFVLFSLAAYAIYFLLPVMPI